One genomic region from Nitrospirota bacterium encodes:
- a CDS encoding glutaredoxin domain-containing protein, whose protein sequence is MNKIILAVTSALAVFLAGISASAGECHYTDRDGAVHFVNDISQVPPEYRHQATNAASLPDASIVGRPGPARSEWPRDPISPDRPERRKQPFDGTVEVFMTSWCGYCKKLTTFLDSKGIRYKTFDIEKDSAANRTYKELGGRGVPLSRIGGVLVNGYNPSAILKTIEDQQ, encoded by the coding sequence ATGAATAAAATAATTCTTGCCGTGACTTCGGCGCTGGCCGTGTTCCTTGCCGGCATCAGTGCTTCTGCCGGAGAGTGCCATTACACCGACCGGGATGGCGCGGTTCACTTCGTCAATGACATTTCGCAGGTGCCGCCCGAATACCGGCATCAGGCAACGAATGCCGCATCCCTTCCTGATGCGAGCATCGTCGGTCGTCCCGGTCCGGCCAGGAGCGAATGGCCGCGGGACCCGATCTCCCCTGACAGGCCCGAGCGAAGAAAACAGCCCTTTGACGGCACGGTCGAAGTCTTCATGACGTCGTGGTGCGGATACTGCAAGAAGCTAACGACATTTCTCGACAGCAAGGGGATTCGCTATAAGACGTTCGACATCGAAAAGGACAGCGCAGCGAACAGGACCTATAAGGAGCTCGGAGGACGCGGCGTTCCCCTTTCCCGCATCGGGGGAGTTCTGGTGAACGGATACAATCCTAGTGCGATTCTGAAAACCATCGAAGACCAACAATAA